gaccagtccagggtgtaccctgcctgtcgcccgaagtcagctgggataggctccagcatgcccccgcgaccctcaagaggagaagcggtatagaaaatggatgaatgggatCTGCCGCAGGGTGGTgaaaaatttggtacacaccttttggGGACTGACGTGTACATGTCTGTAAATGCTAAgcaaaattggttgaaaaaaatggccgccatcaagcaggGCGTCTTTGCAGGAGCATGGGCGGGACATAGCAAATAATTGGttgtaagtcattgaccatttgtttaACATCATTACGTGTATGGTAACaggtcttccaaagcattttgagcacaacccatagggatTGCCACAAATGCCGGTTACAGTCAAAATTATGCCACCTAAATACTATCAAGGTTGACAGGATATTGCTTAATGACTATATGTTTCCTTTGTATAATGGTCATGAAGGATATCGACATTAAGAAAGTGAATGGAGCCCCACAGTATGCCTTTCTACAATATTGTGACATTGCAAGTGTCTGCAAAGCCataaagaagatggatggagagtACCTTGGAAACAATAGACTTAAGGTGAGAATTATTGCATCAAAAATGCGTCTTGACACAACCTCTCAACAGGCTTAGGCTATTAATATTGTGCTagcctatttttttaaatctggttTTGAcactgaattgttttttttttcagctggGCTTTGGAAAGAGCATGCCTACAACTTGTGTCTGGCTTGATGGATTAGCATCAAACACAACGGAGCAGTTTCTTACCCGTCATTTCTGCCGCTATGGACATGTTGTCAAGGTGAGTCAAGgtttattttgctgtatttgcaTTGTTGTTGCTGTACTTTGCGCTGAGGGACAAGTTTACAAGTTTATCTTCTTTTGCAGGTTGTGTTTGACCGAATGAAAGCAATGGCCCTTATCTTGTATAACAACATTGAATATGCTCAAGCTGCCGTAAAAGACACAAAGGGATGGAAGATAGGGGGCACTAAAATAAAGGCAAGCCTGCCCAAAAAGTGTCTAATATGTCTAAGTGACTTTAAAATCAATTaatcttgacttttttttatttataggtGGACTTTGCCAATCAGGAGAGTCAAATGGCTTTCTATCGTTCAATGCAAGCATCTGGCCAGGATATTAGAGATTTTTATGACATTCTTTCTGAAAGAAGGTTTGTTTCCTCAACTCTGTACACTCTTTCAATGATGGCAGTCATTATTTCTAAtgtgcattatttttgacatgACTTGGCAGGGATGATAGACGCTCTCAATATGAGTTTCAAGCGGAAAGACAATATTATGAAAGTGTACGCACACCAGGGACTTATGCTGAAGATTCCCGTCGTAAATACACAACCAGAAGTCGCGAGTTCTACACCGAATGGGATCCATATCAAGAAAATTACTACGACCCGCAATACTATGAAGACGCGAGGGAATATCGAGAATACAGAGCCGATCCATATGAGCAAGATATTCGTAAATACAGTTATTTGCAGCGAGAACGTGAGCGGGAGAGAGAGCGCTTTGAGAGTGATCGTGGTCGTGACCATGGGAGGAGAACTATTGAACGGAGCCAAAGCCCAACTCTTGTTGCCTCTCGTCGCCCTGCAAGCCCCGCAGCATCCCCTTCCCTTTCCGAAAGGATACCAAGTGACTCGGATCGCCAAATGTGTTGCAGATCATCTGAAAGAAGTGGGAGCTGCAGTTCAGTTTCCCCGCCCAGATTTGAAAAACTTGAAAAGGCACGCACAGAACGATACAATAAAACTGACAAATTTGAAAAGGATCGTGTGCTTGAAGTTGAAATGGTCAATTTGGTGGAAAAGGAAAAGCGGACTGGACGTAAAGATCGTGGGGACAAGgaaaaaagtgaaagacagcGACTTAAAAAGCTCAAAGTTACTCCACCAATCATCCAAACTTGTGATGCAGAGCCTGAACTTGATCGACACATAAACCCTGAGTCTTCTCTTCAaagtaaaaacagtaaaattcCGAAAGATGGCTCAAGTAAAGCCAAGTTAGATCTTCTGCCTTGTGTGGTGCAGCTAACTCgtgtgaaagaaaaagaaggaaaactGACTggtcatgaaaaacaaatattgaGGGGTGGGAGTGACAGTCCTAGACTGGCATCACCTTCAGCTGACCAAAGAAGTCCTCTCTTCCGCACAGAGTCTACAAAAGGTGATATCACTAAACATGGCAAGGTTGCCAGAGATAAAAACATGCAGAGTGTAGTGGAAcatatggatatggatatgaAAATCAAGTctaaaaaacatggaaaatcgGAAATTAGTTTTGACAGTGGCATTTCTTTGGATTTTGATCGTTTAGCTGCAAGAAAAAGGCGTTTTGAAGACTCTGGCAAAAATGATAGCCAGAAGAGAATTGGTGAGGAGGACCTTGGTAGATCGATACTTCATAAGCCTTGGAATAATAAGGACCCAGAGTTTGATAAGAATGTTTACATAAAAAAGATGCACAAAAAGGAGCATAATAGGGATAAATCTGTGCAGATATTTTCAATTAACAGTCCTAATGAGGGACAGGACTTTGAAAAAAACTCCATAAACTGTTCCCTTCAGCCGCAGTCCCAGCAAGCAGCACTGCCTGATGAACTTTCAGGACAATTACACTCTCCCTACCTGAAGATGGAATTACTGTGctcaaaaagtgaaaatatctcCAGTCTCACAAAAACATCAAGTTATGGCAGCCTTGAATTGGACGAAGACAGTGAGGTTTTGCGGGAAAAGGTACAAAGTGGAAGGAATTGTAGAGACTCCGAAGATGAGGAACAGTTTGTACGCATTGGTCAGACATATACTTTGACAAAACAAACTGAAGAGAGTCGATGGCTTCAAACCAAGCTTTGTGATCTGGACAAGCGTGACAAGGATGATGCTTCACCTAGTAATGACGCGCAAGACTTTGGAAAGGAGTATGTCACACATGATATTGCAAAACAAAACCAGGACATAAACAGTGATGACCTCTCCTTGTGTAAAAGAAAAGGGAATGAGACTTTTGACTTGGAAATAGTTACTTCAAAAAAAGAGCGAAATTTTGTAACTTCCCAGAAATTAGATGAGGATATTTTGCAGCGTCTAACATCCACAACAATTTCCATGGAAGATCAAACCACCCAGATTTCAACATCTGTCAGAAACAAAGAAAGTAAGTCACCATTGACTAAAGAAGATTTTTCAAACACAgagtcattaaaaaatagcttagGCCTGAAAAGtagactttttcacacatctGAAACCGAACAACCAAAGCTAAAGACCTCATTTCTTGGCTGCAATGAGAATTTAATGCACCATTGGGTAGGAAAGGTTTTATCTGATTctgaaaaaacagaaatgactTTCACAAGTGAGCTTACAAAACACCAAACCATTGGTAAATGTCTTGGACAGGATTTAGAACCAGGAGAAGTACAGTCTGATTCAGATGATGATGGAGAAAGAAAACCCATATCTACCAAGTCCAATCGTTCCTTGTCTTATATTCTCAGGGAACGTGATGAGAGGATGACAGAGTTGAAACTTTCTGGTTCATTGGAAAAGAATAAATTTTACTCCTTTGCATTAGATAAAACAATAACCCCTGATACAAAAGCACTCCTTGAAAGAGCGAAGACGCTTTACTCTTCCCGAGAAGACAACTGGTCCTTTCTTCCATCTCGCTTTCCAACCACACACAGCTGCTCAGATAAAAACAAGGTAGAGTTAGCACCCCGTCCAATACCTTCTTGGTatatgaagaagaagaagagccgTGCAAGTTCTGATGAAAACCTGCATGGCAAAAAAGAGGAACTTAAGCCTCAGGACCAAGAACGTCAGGAATTGTTTGCCTCCCGCTTCCTTCATAGCTCAATCTTTGAACAGGATTCTCGCCGTTTGCAGCACCTTGAGCGTAAAGAGCAACATTCAGAAACTGGAATTGATAGAAATTTTACAAATCTAGGGGCTCCTTATGCACAGACTGAATCTGAAAATGGTGATGTTCCACGAGAGCCAATAGTACTATTTCGCAGTCGGTTTTTGGAGCTTCAACAGCAAAGGGACAAGGACTATTGCTCTCTTGAACCTGAGAATGATTCAGTCGGAGTGGAGATTAAACACAATTATATGCCCTGTTTTGATGATGTGCTCTCTGATGATAAGATGACTAATACACAATCGAAGGTTGATGAAAAATCACGCAGTCCCCATTTTACTTCCATATCTGTTTCCCCATCTCTTCCATCCCTTAAAGAAATGTCTCCacctgaaaagaaaaacattttcacacagtCAATTGATGAGCATGTGTCATGTCAACAAGAAGACAGTGTCGAGCCAGTTCTTGAGATCTCTCTATCTCCTCCTGTTCTGGAAATCTTGAAACCTCTCACTCCTAAGCAAACTATAACCCCTCCACTTGTACTTTCAGAGCAAGAAAATAAAGTAGAAACAAAAATAGAGTCAGTTGAACCCAAAGTAGAACTCAGTGACAGTTTGTCAATGGAACAGAATCATCCTGTGGCGGTTAAGCCTCCAACCCCTGGGAGTTCTGTGAGTAGTGTAGAACGGGAGAATACAGATACCATAGATACCTGCTTTGAGTATACAAAGATGAAAGATGAATGTGATGACAAAAGTGAATCTAAAACAGAAATTCAGGAAACGCACCGTTGTGAGGACTCTAAGACAACAGAACTAGACAGTGACGTAATAATCCCAGAGCTTGAGGTTGTAAAACCACTACCAAACCGAAGACAGCCGAAGAACAAAAGGGCAAAACCACTTTCTATGTTACGCACAACAAAGCCTCCTACAAGAGGTAAACCTGCAACACGAAAGAGTGAACGTATTGATAGAGAGAAACTGAAAAGGGGCTCATCTCCCAGAGTGGAAGCACCGAAAGGAGCAGTAGAATATAAAACCACATCAAAGTCCCCAATGAATGCGTCAGATTCTGAACAAAACCTTGAGTCTACTCTGGTTCATGGCAGAACACGTCGAAGGAACGTGAGGTCAGTCTATGCCACTGTACATGAGGGAGAACAGCCTGCCAAAGAGGTAGTTGAGCCATCACGAACAATGCGCAAACGTAGTGCTGACAAAGAACCAATACAGCAAGATGTTCAAATTCCAACTACCAACCCTAGACGAGGACGCCCCCCTAAAAGAGGTGTCAAACAAAAAGTTGACAATACATTGTTAGTAAAAGTGGATCAGCAGAAAACAGAGGATGGTGGTGAGGTTGGTGAAAACTCAACCACTCTGGAAGTTGTGAAATCAACTGAGGGATGGCGTTCTCCCAGGACCCAGAAAATGCAGCAAACTTCATCAGCTCTCGTTTGTAAAAAAGTCAGCAGATTGGACAAACAGTGTGGGGGCACTACTGTTCTTGTTGAACTAACTGATATGACAAGTGTTGATGAATCTGAGCTGAAACTTAAGGATAGCAATCTATTTGGAAAGTTATCAGAAAAAATAGACACAAATTTACAAATttgcaaaaaggaaaaagactCTGCCCGTACATCTACTGATGGTGATATTGAGAACACAAGTGTAACCCTCGCAGACAGGAAACACCCCGAAAAGAgtgtcaaaatgaaaacacaaaggtTGAAACGAAATACCAAGCAGGTCATTGAAGATAAGTCCCACACCTTAAGAAATCTTGAAATCCGTGTAAGCGTCGATGATGTTAAAGGTTTGCTTTGCTCTGAGAATGATGACTCAGAGTCATTTGAAGCCAGCATTAAGAAAACCAAGACATTAGTAGAGAAGGAGGAATCAAAAATAATTTGCTTTCCAAAACAGTCAAAGGAGCTTGATGCGCAAAACAATGAAGACACTGCATCTGAACCTGTGCTTCCAGCTGCTGAGCTCCTAGCACATCAAATCGAGCTAGAGCAGGCAGTTGAAAATATTGCCAAACTTACAGTAGAGCAACCTCCTCGACCATATAAGGAGGCAGCTTCAGCACAACCCCCCACGTTGCCTCCTGCAGTGTCTGAGCCGCAAGGTGAGGTTGAAGACGAAAAGCGAACTAACCCTTCAAGTGAAACAGAACTCGCAGCTGCTATTGACTCAATCACAGCTGAAGAAGCATGTACAGATGCAGATGGCTTCACAGCTCCTCCTACTTTCACGGCTTTAATTCCCACACCTGATTCACTGCAGTCTGCCTCCTCCAATGTTATGATGGAACCCGGAACACACATGGTTAGCAATATTCTTGCTCCTGACTCAGATGATGGTCTTTCAATAAGCGGTCCAAAGGGTCTAGTAGCAGAATCTAAGATTACTGACGATTCCCCACGCCCAGATACACCCAAAAAAATTGGAAAGGTTAAGGCCAAAACCCAGAAAAAGTCAAGAACTCGTAAATGTCCAGTAAATAAGAAAGGTGAATCTTCTGAAGAGGTAATGCATCCAGAGCCCTCTCTGAAACTACCTGAGTCAATCCCAGAGGACCCAGAAATCAGAAATTCCAAGGCAGCAGTTATTACAACTGGGACGACTGCAGCAGGATCTGTGGTCACAGCTGTTGCTACATGTAGAAGTGATGTTGCAAGCGCTTTAACGTTAGGCACACCCAAAGAGGCAGAACAACCTGAAGTTGAACAGCCAGTTCCTAAAGAATCAGCCTTTCATTCCGATTCAAGCACCATCTCCAATTGCAAAAAGCATTTGCAAGCAGCAGAACCATCTTCCTCTAGTCTTACCCCTGCACCTGCCCGTATACAGCCTATGTCCCAGTCAGGTGTGCCTTTGATACGACCTGCCAAAATGCCACTTTCACCAAGCTGGCCTCGAACTGAAGAAAGTAGAATCTTTGTTGCCCCACCATGCCATGTAACAGTGGTAACTTCTTCTCTGCCAGCATCAACTTCACTTGGACCCTCTTCAATCAATCCCCCAATGCCTCCTGATACTAAGGCTTCTGATATAGATACCAGTTCCAGTACCTTAAGAAAAATCCTAATGGAACCTAAATATGTGTCTGCATCAAACAGTAATTCTATACCCAGCACTATGGTGACATCTACTCTGTCAgagactttacagatgtcagaAAATGAAAATCCATCTGTTGCTATGGGTCAAAAGCATGTGGAGGAGAGATTGTCGTTTCCCTCTCAGTCTATACATCACAAACCTTCTCCACTGACAGAGTCCCAAAAGAATTGTGGTGAAAACacccaaaatactgtaatttcccCTGCTACCTCAGTGATAAGTCGCATTCCAATACCTTATGATACAGATGAAACTCCACGGATTTCCCTTAGTAGTCGAAGCATGTGTCAGTCTTTGCCCAAGCAAAAATTCAGAGCAAATTCGAATGAGAATAATCGATACCATGGCCTAGATATAGTTGAAGATGCAACTAGAGGACGCTCTGTTGTGGAGCCCACCCGCTCACTTCCCGGCCTTAGAGTAAATACATCAGAGGGTGTTGTTGTTCTGAGTTATTCAGGACAGAAGACAGAAGGACCCCACAGAATGAGAGCCAAAATAAGTCAAATTCCTCAAGCCAGTGCTGGGGACATAGAGTTTCAGCAATCTGTGCCTAAATCTCACACAAAGCAAGACACGATGGTAGTGTCGTCACAGTCACCCAACGTAAAAGTGCCCCCAAGTTCATCTGCTTATGGGCATACCGGGATTCTTTTGAGCAATCAGTCTTACAACTCTCAACCTGTCATTTCTAGCACCAAGCAGGACAGTAGAGGATGTGACAAGCCTGAAGTTTTATATCATACAGCATCGCCGGGCAGTGTAGTTAAAATGTTTCCACAACCGGTTTCTTCTCCTCAAGTCTTAGTGTACAACCAAGCTGTAATACAACAGCAGCATGGAAAAAGACCGGGAACAGAGGCGCTACCAAAAAAGATAGATACTGGCAAATCTGTCCAACAGTCTAACCTCAACCCTGTCAAGAGTCCTCATCGTCCCGCACTATCTGGATCACGTATTAGCTCCAGCCCTGGCACGCCAATTGATTGCTCAGCTCTACACCTAAAACAAGATCCTCAGTCCCCACAAACTGTTCACCCCTCCTCACCTTTTGGAAAAGCCTGTACTCCTAGCAGTTCGCCAGGAACCTCAGTCGTCATGGGCCATGTCATGTCAATACCTGCTTATAGTGCCACTGTGCATCACCCGCACACAGAACAGTCTTCTGTCATAATGCAACCTCAAAGTGTCACCCAGTCCGTGACTCATGAAGCTAGGATGAGTGCGGCGCCTGTGCCTGCTATCAACTATGGAAGGCGAAGTAATTCACTGTCCTCTCTGCAACACTCAGGCATCTCTCAGTCTGTTGTCATCAGGCAGTCTCATTCAACTTCCCAAGGGTCATTGTCAAGTGGTGGTGTAACTGACGAAGACGCCAGACCGTTTAACCAAGCACTCAGCAGACACTCTGTGCCACAGCTCCAATCAGATGGCATGATGCTTCACAGTGATCGCAGACGCCGCCATCCAAGCTTATGTATGGACCAATATAGAGACATGCACCAGCGCATCCTTGCACATCAGCAACTGGGAGAGCAGGCCGGTGTTGAAACAAGACACACTTCAGATCCTTCGACAACCTCGTGCAGCAACATGTCCAGGCCTTCTCAGTGCCCCATAGTGCGGGAGAGCAGTGAAGTTTCAAGAAAAGAATCCCACAAACAACTAGAAGGACAGCTGATCCATTCGCCTACCAATGAAAGTAGAATAAGGGCAGTCCACTCATCTAGTCCTGTAATGGTGTCTTCTCACTCCCACGGAATCCAGTTGATGCATCTTGGAAGTGCCGCCTCATTTCCGGTGTATCGTGACGCACGGGGCTTCGCTCCGCAATTAACTGGACATCCTTCATCAGGACACAGCCTGGTGAACCAAGGCAGCACATCTTCACAGGTATGCTTTTATTCATGACTGTGCAGATGTAGCATACTTTACCAAATcatttattgtcattctgaCCTATATTCTCATTTTTAAATATCAGATTCCTGTAGAACCTGAACTGGGTCACAGGCATAAAATACCCCAGGCGCTCTTGGAAGTAAGTGACCTCAAGCCCGAGAATCCCCACCTCCACCATTCTACCTCTTCTGACATCCTGCACATATCCCGGATACCAAGGGAGGGAGCCTCACCCTCCTACCAGTCTCCTATGACCACCACCATTGGCCTGAATCAGAAGCCAGATTTACCGCCACAGAAAGGCCCTCCGGGTTTCTTGACAACACCTCTGCCTGTGGTACCCACATCAAGTTCGCTGCAGCCACGGCCTGATGCCAAGACGGAACATTCAGGACACCGCTCCATTGACATGGTGCAGCTTTTGACGGTAGGAATGATACGTAGTTGAACCATAATCGGCCATAATCAGTTTTGGGACACCGGTTAaccaaattttattttaaataatagaaCCTTTATCAACTGTACACACAATATTTTATGCAACTTATTTAAATTTGTCACAAGAACAGAAAGAAAATAAGTACCCACCCAGTGTTAATTTAGTCATCTAAATTGATTTAGTCTAATTTTAGTTGATTGTTTTAGTGACTAAACATTTCACAACATTTTAGTCAAATAAAATTGCAGTTAatttagtcaactaaaatataaaGTCTAACGAATAAGGCATTTTTAAGGTTTCCTTGAAACCATCTTTAAGTAGGTTGTCAGTCATAAATCTCATAACAAAAGCTAAGCTAAGTCAATAATTTCACACTAACATTAATGTTATGttcttttacacaaaaaaaacccattcaaatattttgacagatgttgaataataatattatactgTGTGAATAATATGACACAGTATGAAGTAACACATCAACTCTGCATAACACCCTAGGTATCGCTGATGCAACTCTTCTCTTTCTTAGCAAGCAGTAAAcatagcggttctactccgagtctctcccggatgacagtgcttctcacctgatctctaagggagagcccatccaccctacggagaaaattcattttggccgcttgtatccgcgatcttgtcctttcggtcactacccaaagctcatgaccataggtgagagtaggtacgtagatcgactggtaaattgagagctttgccttttggcttagctctctcttcatcacaacagaccgatgtagagtccgcatcactgtagACGCCGCACAGTTCAACGACCacgacgaaaaccacactgctcctcctgaatcagagattcaactatccggcggatcctcctctccagaacccttgAAAAAAGCTTACcagagaggctgaggagtgtgattccacgatagttggaacacaccctgcggtcccccttcttaaaaagtgggaccaccaccccggtctgtcaatgcagaggtactgttccccaTCTCCACgagatgctgcagagtcgtgtcaaccaagacatgcctacagcatccatggccttaaggaactccgggcggatctcatccacctcAGAGGCCCTGTCACCGAGGAggtttttgacaacctcagcaacctcagccccagagataggagagcccaccatggagtccccaggctctgcttcctcataggaagacgtgtcggtgggattgaggaggtctttgaagtattctttccaccgatccacaacatcgcGTGTTGAGGTCAGCAGAACACCAGTGGGGATGCCGAATGGTGGTTCAGAATCTCTTTAGAGTTTTTGCCCcggcgactgccagagccgcagaccgcttggcctgctgatacctatcagctgcttccggagtcccatgagccaaaaaggccggataggactccttcttcaacTTTACGGCATCCCttaccactggtgtccaccaacgggttctgggattactaCCACGACAGGCAcagaccaccttacggccacagctctgatcagctgcctcgacaatggaggcacggaacatggcccattcagactcaatgtccgccacctccctcggaacaccgtcgaagctctcccggtggtgggagttgaaactccttctgacagcggactctgccagtcgttctcAGCAGACCCTCataatacgtttgggcctgccaggtctgaccgacgagcacagaagtccaataacaaagcaccactCGGGtacagatcaggggggccgttcctcccaatgaCTCCTCTCCacgtctcactgtcgctgccaacgtgagcgttgaaaTCCGCCAGCacaacaagggaatcccctgagggagcactctccagtacttcctctagagcaggggtcaccaacgtggtgcccgcgggcaccaagtagccccccacgaccacatgaggtgcccgcaagcctgcttttcattcaggttttcagttaataatggaaagaaatgcattcaaaaaaacaaaatgtgagttgtggacaccagcattttgttcatgttctggtaaaacaagcatattcgctttgtttgggtttaaaataagctctgaaaataaatgttacaaaaatgagtagctcttggccattttcattttgtaaaagtagctctcacaaggaaaaacgttggtgacccctgctctagagacTGCAAAAAGGGTgcgtattctgaactgctgtttggcgcataagcacaaacaacagtcaggacccgtccccccactcgaaggcggagggaaactaccctctcgttcattgggttaaactccaacatacaggccactAGCTGGGCCGCAACACGAATTGGCAcacctgcccgtcgcctctcac
Above is a genomic segment from Dunckerocampus dactyliophorus isolate RoL2022-P2 chromosome 1, RoL_Ddac_1.1, whole genome shotgun sequence containing:
- the spen gene encoding msx2-interacting protein isoform X2, which translates into the protein MVRETRHLWVGNLPENVREEKIIEHFKRTAESRERAYDHSAYGHHERAGSSFERQRHYDTDYYTRERTLTSSGNGSVTSMGSSTTVSSGVGGIVNSIAGNTGTTGAAGSATGGNGGSISSGVSFYRSHSRSPCRFETPDPRYESRSRESFALASVVHRDLYREDRGRRSERSYRHSRSRSPHSTHSRNPSPQRLASQASRPPCSHSRSGSRSRSSSSDSVSSTSSSTSGSDSSSSSSDESPARSVQSAAVPAPSAFPLSSLDKEEPRKSFGIKVQNLPVRSTDTSLKDGLFHEFKKHGKVTSVQIHGASETRYGLVFFRQQEDQEKALGASKGKLFFGMQIDVTAWNGPETESENEFRPLDERIDEFHPKATRTLFIGNLEKTTTYHDLLNIFQRFGEIVDIDIKKVNGAPQYAFLQYCDIASVCKAIKKMDGEYLGNNRLKLGFGKSMPTTCVWLDGLASNTTEQFLTRHFCRYGHVVKVVFDRMKAMALILYNNIEYAQAAVKDTKGWKIGGTKIKVDFANQESQMAFYRSMQASGQDIRDFYDILSERRDDRRSQYEFQAERQYYESVRTPGTYAEDSRRKYTTRSREFYTEWDPYQENYYDPQYYEDAREYREYRADPYEQDIRKYSYLQRERERERERFESDRGRDHGRRTIERSQSPTLVASRRPASPAASPSLSERIPSDSDRQMCCRSSERSGSCSSVSPPRFEKLEKARTERYNKTDKFEKDRVLEVEMVNLVEKEKRTGRKDRGDKEKSERQRLKKLKVTPPIIQTCDAEPELDRHINPESSLQSKNSKIPKDGSSKAKLDLLPCVVQLTRVKEKEGKLTGHEKQILRGGSDSPRLASPSADQRSPLFRTESTKGDITKHGKVARDKNMQSVVEHMDMDMKIKSKKHGKSEISFDSGISLDFDRLAARKRRFEDSGKNDSQKRIGEEDLGRSILHKPWNNKDPEFDKNVYIKKMHKKEHNRDKSVQIFSINSPNEGQDFEKNSINCSLQPQSQQAALPDELSGQLHSPYLKMELLCSKSENISSLTKTSSYGSLELDEDSEVLREKVQSGRNCRDSEDEEQFVRIGQTYTLTKQTEESRWLQTKLCDLDKRDKDDASPSNDAQDFGKEYVTHDIAKQNQDINSDDLSLCKRKGNETFDLEIVTSKKERNFVTSQKLDEDILQRLTSTTISMEDQTTQISTSVRNKESKSPLTKEDFSNTESLKNSLGLKSRLFHTSETEQPKLKTSFLGCNENLMHHWVGKVLSDSEKTEMTFTSELTKHQTIGKCLGQDLEPGEVQSDSDDDGERKPISTKSNRSLSYILRERDERMTELKLSGSLEKNKFYSFALDKTITPDTKALLERAKTLYSSREDNWSFLPSRFPTTHSCSDKNKVELAPRPIPSWYMKKKKSRASSDENLHGKKEELKPQDQERQELFASRFLHSSIFEQDSRRLQHLERKEQHSETGIDRNFTNLGAPYAQTESENGDVPREPIVLFRSRFLELQQQRDKDYCSLEPENDSVGVEIKHNYMPCFDDVLSDDKMTNTQSKVDEKSRSPHFTSISVSPSLPSLKEMSPPEKKNIFTQSIDEHVSCQQEDSVEPVLEISLSPPVLEILKPLTPKQTITPPLVLSEQENKVETKIESVEPKVELSDSLSMEQNHPVAVKPPTPGSSVSSVERENTDTIDTCFEYTKMKDECDDKSESKTEIQETHRCEDSKTTELDSDVIIPELEVVKPLPNRRQPKNKRAKPLSMLRTTKPPTRGKPATRKSERIDREKLKRGSSPRVEAPKGAVEYKTTSKSPMNASDSEQNLESTLVHGRTRRRNVRSVYATVHEGEQPAKEVVEPSRTMRKRSADKEPIQQDVQIPTTNPRRGRPPKRGVKQKVDNTLLVKVDQQKTEDGGEVGENSTTLEVVKSTEGWRSPRTQKMQQTSSALVCKKVSRLDKQCGGTTVLVELTDMTSVDESELKLKDSNLFGKLSEKIDTNLQICKKEKDSARTSTDGDIENTSVTLADRKHPEKSVKMKTQRLKRNTKQVIEDKSHTLRNLEIRVSVDDVKGLLCSENDDSESFEASIKKTKTLVEKEESKIICFPKQSKELDAQNNEDTASEPVLPAAELLAHQIELEQAVENIAKLTVEQPPRPYKEAASAQPPTLPPAVSEPQGEVEDEKRTNPSSETELAAAIDSITAEEACTDADGFTAPPTFTALIPTPDSLQSASSNVMMEPGTHMVSNILAPDSDDGLSISGPKGLVAESKITDDSPRPDTPKKIGKVKAKTQKKSRTRKCPVNKKGESSEEVMHPEPSLKLPESIPEDPEIRNSKAAVITTGTTAAGSVVTAVATCRSDVASALTLGTPKEAEQPEVEQPVPKESAFHSDSSTISNCKKHLQAAEPSSSSLTPAPARIQPMSQSGVPLIRPAKMPLSPSWPRTEESRIFVAPPCHVTVVTSSLPASTSLGPSSINPPMPPDTKASDIDTSSSTLRKILMEPKYVSASNSNSIPSTMVTSTLSETLQMSENENPSVAMGQKHVEERLSFPSQSIHHKPSPLTESQKNCGENTQNTVISPATSVISRIPIPYDTDETPRISLSSRSMCQSLPKQKFRANSNENNRYHGLDIVEDATRGRSVVEPTRSLPGLRVNTSEGVVVLSYSGQKTEGPHRMRAKISQIPQASAGDIEFQQSVPKSHTKQDTMVVSSQSPNVKVPPSSSAYGHTGILLSNQSYNSQPVISSTKQDSRGCDKPEVLYHTASPGSVVKMFPQPVSSPQVLVYNQAVIQQQHGKRPGTEALPKKIDTGKSVQQSNLNPVKSPHRPALSGSRISSSPGTPIDCSALHLKQDPQSPQTVHPSSPFGKACTPSSSPGTSVVMGHVMSIPAYSATVHHPHTEQSSVIMQPQSVTQSVTHEARMSAAPVPAINYGRRSNSLSSLQHSGISQSVVIRQSHSTSQGSLSSGGVTDEDARPFNQALSRHSVPQLQSDGMMLHSDRRRRHPSLCMDQYRDMHQRILAHQQLGEQAGVETRHTSDPSTTSCSNMSRPSQCPIVRESSEVSRKESHKQLEGQLIHSPTNESRIRAVHSSSPVMVSSHSHGIQLMHLGSAASFPVYRDARGFAPQLTGHPSSGHSLVNQGSTSSQIPVEPELGHRHKIPQALLEVSDLKPENPHLHHSTSSDILHISRIPREGASPSYQSPMTTTIGLNQKPDLPPQKGPPGFLTTPLPVVPTSSSLQPRPDAKTEHSGHRSIDMVQLLTKYPIMWQGLLALKNDQAAVQLHFVSGNTLLAQRSLPPLEGGPLLRIVQRMRLEASQLDSVARRMTVDNDYCLLLALPCGRDQDDVLSQTQALKSGFITYLQAKQAAGIINVPNPGSNQPAYVVQIFPPCDFSESHLSRLAPDLLDSISSISPHLMIVIASV